In Acinonyx jubatus isolate Ajub_Pintada_27869175 chromosome B3, VMU_Ajub_asm_v1.0, whole genome shotgun sequence, a genomic segment contains:
- the BRMS1L gene encoding breast cancer metastasis-suppressor 1-like protein isoform X2, with product MPVHSRGDKKETNHHDEMEVDYAENEGSSSEDEDTESSSVSEDGDSSEMDDEDCERRRMECLDEMSNLEKQFTDLKDQLYKERLSQVDAKLQEVIAGKAPEYLEPLATLQENMQIRTKVAGIYRELCLESVKNKYECEIQASRQHCESEKLLLYDTVQSELEEKIRRLEEDRHSIDITSELWNDELQSRKKRKDPFSPDKKKPVVVSGPYIVYMLQDLDILEDWTTIRKAMATLGPHRVKTEPPVKLEKHLHSARSEEGRLYYDGEWYIRGQTICIDKKDECPTSAVITTINHDEVWFKRPDGSKSKLYISQLQKGKYSIKHS from the exons ATGCCAGTCCATTCCCGAGGGGATAAGAAGGAGACGAACCATCACGATGAGATGGAGGTGGACTACGCCGAAAATGAGGGGAGCAGCTCAGAGGACGAGGACACGGAGAGCTCGTCGGTCTCCGAGGATGGAGATAGCTCAG AAATGGATGATGAAGACTGtgaaagaagaagaatggaatgTTTAGATGAAATGTCCAATCTAGAAAAACAGTTTACCGATCTCAAGGATCA ACTTTATAAAGAACGATTAAGTCAGGTGGATGCAAAACTACAAGAAGTCATAGCTGGAAAAGCACCAGAATATTTGGAACCACTGGCAACTTTacaagaaaatatgcaaattcgTACAAAGGTAGCAG GAATCTATAGAGAGCTCTGCTTAGAATCTGTAAAGAACAAATATGAATGTGAAATTCAAGCCTCTCGCCAGCATTGTGAG agtgaAAAGCTTTTGTTATATGATACAGTCCAGAGTGAACTGGAGGAGAAGATAAGAAGGCTTGAAGAGGATAGGCACAGCATTGATATTACCTCAg AGCTGTGGAATGATGAGCTTCAgtcaagaaaaaagaggaaggatcCTTTCAGTCCTGACAAAAAGAAGCCAGTTGTTGTTTCAG GTCCATATATAGTTTATATGCTACAAGATCTTGATATTCTTGAAGACTGGACAACAATTAGGAAG gcaATGGCTACACTGGGTCCACACCGAGTGAAGACAGAAC CGCCTGTGAAACTGGAAAAACATCTGCACAGTGCTAGATCTGAAGAAGGAAGATTATATTATGATGGTGAATGGTATATACGTGGACAAACAATATGTATTGATAAAAAAGATGAATGTCCTACAAG tGCTGTAATTACAACAATTAACCATGATGAAGTTTGGTTTAAGAGGCCTGATGGAAGCAAATCTAAGCTTTACATTTCACAgctacagaaaggaaaatattcaattaaacaTTCATAA
- the BRMS1L gene encoding breast cancer metastasis-suppressor 1-like protein isoform X1: protein MPVHSRGDKKETNHHDEMEVDYAENEGSSSEDEDTESSSVSEDGDSSEMDDEDCERRRMECLDEMSNLEKQFTDLKDQLYKERLSQVDAKLQEVIAGKAPEYLEPLATLQENMQIRTKVAGIYRELCLESVKNKYECEIQASRQHCESEKLLLYDTVQSELEEKIRRLEEDRHSIDITSELWNDELQSRKKRKDPFSPDKKKPVVVSGPYIVYMLQDLDILEDWTTIRKAMATLGPHRVKTELFELIPLAPVKLEKHLHSARSEEGRLYYDGEWYIRGQTICIDKKDECPTSAVITTINHDEVWFKRPDGSKSKLYISQLQKGKYSIKHS from the exons ATGCCAGTCCATTCCCGAGGGGATAAGAAGGAGACGAACCATCACGATGAGATGGAGGTGGACTACGCCGAAAATGAGGGGAGCAGCTCAGAGGACGAGGACACGGAGAGCTCGTCGGTCTCCGAGGATGGAGATAGCTCAG AAATGGATGATGAAGACTGtgaaagaagaagaatggaatgTTTAGATGAAATGTCCAATCTAGAAAAACAGTTTACCGATCTCAAGGATCA ACTTTATAAAGAACGATTAAGTCAGGTGGATGCAAAACTACAAGAAGTCATAGCTGGAAAAGCACCAGAATATTTGGAACCACTGGCAACTTTacaagaaaatatgcaaattcgTACAAAGGTAGCAG GAATCTATAGAGAGCTCTGCTTAGAATCTGTAAAGAACAAATATGAATGTGAAATTCAAGCCTCTCGCCAGCATTGTGAG agtgaAAAGCTTTTGTTATATGATACAGTCCAGAGTGAACTGGAGGAGAAGATAAGAAGGCTTGAAGAGGATAGGCACAGCATTGATATTACCTCAg AGCTGTGGAATGATGAGCTTCAgtcaagaaaaaagaggaaggatcCTTTCAGTCCTGACAAAAAGAAGCCAGTTGTTGTTTCAG GTCCATATATAGTTTATATGCTACAAGATCTTGATATTCTTGAAGACTGGACAACAATTAGGAAG gcaATGGCTACACTGGGTCCACACCGAGTGAAGACAGAAC TTTTTGAACTGATCCCTTTAGCGCCTGTGAAACTGGAAAAACATCTGCACAGTGCTAGATCTGAAGAAGGAAGATTATATTATGATGGTGAATGGTATATACGTGGACAAACAATATGTATTGATAAAAAAGATGAATGTCCTACAAG tGCTGTAATTACAACAATTAACCATGATGAAGTTTGGTTTAAGAGGCCTGATGGAAGCAAATCTAAGCTTTACATTTCACAgctacagaaaggaaaatattcaattaaacaTTCATAA